A window from Nitrosopumilus adriaticus encodes these proteins:
- a CDS encoding HD domain-containing protein produces the protein MILDFLKNAANLKNVSRQGWIDKLSMENPESVADHSYSMAVMGMVVSDMNDYNSEKILKMILIHDLAESQIGDFTPNQLNKEKKKELENDAFTKIIQDLPENIKTKYSEIWREYQEHISPESKLVHQIDKLEMALQAKTYEKKGHSTEKLESFFESAKKDLDDEKLKELFTQIINDN, from the coding sequence ATGATATTAGATTTTTTAAAAAACGCTGCAAATCTAAAAAATGTTTCAAGACAAGGATGGATAGATAAACTATCTATGGAAAACCCCGAATCCGTTGCAGATCATTCGTATTCTATGGCAGTAATGGGTATGGTAGTTTCGGACATGAACGATTACAATTCAGAAAAAATTCTCAAGATGATATTAATTCATGATTTGGCTGAATCACAAATCGGAGATTTTACTCCCAATCAATTAAACAAAGAAAAAAAGAAAGAATTGGAAAATGATGCATTTACCAAAATAATTCAAGACTTGCCTGAAAATATTAAAACAAAATATTCTGAAATTTGGAGGGAGTATCAAGAACATATTTCACCCGAATCAAAACTGGTACATCAAATTGATAAATTGGAGATGGCGCTACAAGCTAAGACATATGAAAAGAAAGGTCATTCAACAGAAAAATTAGAATCGTTTTTTGAATCAGCAAAAAAAGATCTTGATGATGAAAAATTAAAAGAATTATTTACACAGATCATTAATGATAATTAA
- a CDS encoding cob(I)yrinic acid a,c-diamide adenosyltransferase: MLLKIYTKTGDDGNTGVQGNLRISKSHPRIIAYGTVDEANAALGIVLTNSLDEDIANILTLVQNELFLVGADLSNPNLNDIKNRVSLEMIQNLESTIDKFESELPPLTNFILPGGDIAASQLHYVRTIVRRAETHVVQLSEKNEINSNCIIYLNRLSDFLFVVSRLINKRKNRDDILWKI; the protein is encoded by the coding sequence ATGTTGTTGAAAATATATACGAAAACAGGAGATGACGGCAACACTGGCGTTCAAGGTAATTTGCGAATATCCAAATCACATCCTAGAATTATTGCATATGGGACAGTCGATGAAGCCAATGCCGCATTGGGTATTGTCTTAACAAATTCATTAGATGAAGATATAGCTAATATTTTGACATTAGTCCAAAATGAGTTATTTTTGGTAGGAGCTGATCTTTCAAATCCCAATCTAAATGACATAAAAAACAGAGTTTCATTGGAAATGATTCAAAATTTAGAATCAACTATTGACAAATTTGAATCAGAGTTACCGCCTTTGACAAATTTTATCTTGCCGGGAGGAGATATCGCAGCTTCTCAACTGCATTATGTAAGAACTATTGTTAGAAGGGCAGAAACACACGTAGTCCAATTGAGTGAAAAAAATGAAATCAATTCAAACTGTATTATCTATCTAAATAGATTATCTGACTTTCTTTTTGTGGTTAGTCGTTTAATCAATAAAAGAAAAAATAGAGATGACATTCTCTGGAAGATCTAA
- a CDS encoding sensor histidine kinase: MHRENSENDPMNAPQKTVFFKRSKPAEISHQKTIQSKDKVKKSDFSDVEQSNETQIELTSIDDEELDETGKKLIVINQQIEQAKKSHQITKQKLTIKAQSLKKAKSTLTKTQKQLDETFSKEFNKFEENRLEMIGKLSSKMAHDIRNPLTILQSQIELMKVKQKNHEDLVLTNSILNMEEAISNITNQITDVLSFIRTPELRIIACDLQEIIKNSINEVKFPTGIKLNSSLKPCVLRCDMVKIRGIITNITQNAVQAIGVKGEVGEVNITLDEYADFAIIKITDSGPGIPEKNLEEIFEPMFTTKDSGTGLGLATCRQFLEMHHGSIEVTNNPTTFTIKIPKNGL, translated from the coding sequence ATGCATAGGGAAAATTCCGAAAATGACCCTATGAATGCACCCCAGAAGACAGTGTTCTTCAAAAGGTCAAAACCAGCCGAAATTAGCCATCAAAAGACTATTCAATCGAAAGATAAAGTAAAGAAAAGTGATTTTTCGGATGTAGAACAATCAAATGAAACACAGATTGAACTAACTTCTATAGATGATGAAGAACTAGATGAGACGGGCAAAAAATTGATTGTTATTAATCAACAAATTGAACAAGCAAAAAAATCACATCAAATTACAAAACAAAAATTAACTATCAAAGCACAATCACTCAAAAAAGCAAAATCAACACTTACCAAAACTCAAAAACAACTTGATGAAACTTTTTCCAAAGAATTCAATAAATTTGAAGAAAATAGGCTTGAAATGATTGGAAAACTTTCTTCAAAAATGGCACATGATATTAGAAATCCGTTAACCATCTTACAATCTCAAATCGAATTGATGAAGGTAAAACAAAAAAACCATGAAGATCTTGTTTTAACAAATTCAATACTGAATATGGAGGAAGCCATTTCCAACATTACAAACCAAATCACGGATGTGCTGAGCTTTATCAGAACACCTGAACTTAGAATAATTGCCTGCGATTTGCAAGAAATCATTAAAAATTCTATCAATGAAGTAAAATTCCCTACCGGGATTAAATTAAATTCATCACTCAAACCTTGTGTTCTTCGATGCGACATGGTAAAAATTAGAGGCATCATTACAAACATTACACAAAATGCTGTTCAGGCAATTGGCGTTAAAGGAGAAGTAGGTGAAGTAAATATCACCCTTGATGAATATGCAGATTTTGCAATAATCAAAATTACTGATTCAGGACCTGGAATTCCTGAGAAAAATCTTGAAGAAATTTTTGAACCAATGTTTACCACAAAGGATTCAGGTACTGGTTTGGGATTGGCCACATGTAGACAATTTTTAGAAATGCATCACGGCTCAATTGAAGTAACTAACAACCCAACTACATTTACCATCAAAATACCCAAAAATGGTTTATGA
- a CDS encoding response regulator yields MAELRYCKILIVDDSRAFREKIRYVLNDAEIGYYYYEAVDGRDGVSQYVNYEPDIVIMDIMMPNVDGIKAIKTIINYDPNARIIVASTRENKELVEDAINGGAKDFIIKPFQPGAIVMAVTKQFVSKNNQAKKECKFKEPLPTIHIDKPLLYKGTYHGHVVNIDKSGRFELSANTDQKTKELLKKAVDIQEMGKHYEIIL; encoded by the coding sequence TTGGCTGAATTACGTTATTGTAAAATTCTCATAGTTGATGATTCAAGAGCATTTAGAGAGAAAATCAGGTATGTTCTCAATGATGCCGAAATCGGGTATTACTATTATGAAGCAGTTGATGGAAGAGATGGTGTTTCTCAATATGTCAATTACGAGCCAGATATCGTAATAATGGACATTATGATGCCAAATGTTGACGGAATAAAAGCCATTAAGACAATCATAAATTATGATCCTAATGCACGCATCATAGTTGCATCAACAAGAGAAAACAAAGAATTAGTAGAAGATGCAATCAACGGGGGAGCAAAAGACTTTATTATAAAACCATTTCAACCGGGAGCTATTGTAATGGCAGTTACAAAGCAATTTGTATCAAAAAATAATCAGGCAAAAAAAGAATGTAAATTCAAAGAGCCGCTACCAACAATACACATAGACAAACCTCTATTATACAAAGGAACATATCATGGACATGTTGTTAACATTGATAAATCAGGTAGATTTGAATTAAGTGCCAATACTGATCAGAAAACAAAAGAACTTTTGAAGAAAGCAGTAGACATTCAAGAGATGGGCAAACATTATGAAATAATACTCTAG
- a CDS encoding Lrp/AsnC ligand binding domain-containing protein, with translation MVRAIILVKSPKKLIAARLRKITSISDSFPTSGQFDAVAIVDVQELSEIKEVATVIQKISGVERTETMVEVQ, from the coding sequence ATGGTGAGAGCAATAATTTTAGTAAAATCTCCCAAAAAACTCATTGCTGCCAGACTAAGAAAAATCACATCAATATCTGATTCATTTCCAACAAGCGGTCAATTTGATGCCGTCGCCATAGTTGATGTTCAAGAACTTAGCGAGATAAAAGAAGTGGCCACAGTTATTCAAAAAATTAGCGGTGTTGAGAGGACTGAAACCATGGTGGAAGTTCAATGA
- a CDS encoding VOC family protein — MNIKKVGNVILAVKDIDKSIQFYHELIGLPIKNQRRSWVDLGTTGAMLSLHPASLTAQHVGSSIDNGITIGFLVGDVQSAIDELKEKGVRIHRDIVEREAGKNAVILDPDDYLISLFEPNFADKEQQTGGYHGFTPS, encoded by the coding sequence GTGAATATCAAAAAAGTGGGAAATGTCATATTGGCTGTAAAAGACATAGACAAATCCATACAGTTCTATCATGAACTAATAGGACTACCAATCAAAAATCAAAGAAGATCTTGGGTTGATTTAGGTACTACTGGAGCCATGTTGAGCTTGCATCCAGCATCATTGACTGCACAGCATGTTGGAAGTTCCATCGATAATGGAATTACAATAGGATTTCTTGTAGGCGATGTTCAATCAGCAATTGATGAATTAAAAGAAAAAGGAGTTAGAATTCATCGCGATATTGTTGAACGTGAAGCAGGAAAAAATGCAGTAATTTTAGATCCTGATGACTATCTTATCTCATTGTTTGAGCCAAACTTTGCAGATAAAGAACAACAAACTGGCGGATACCACGGATTTACACCATCTTAG
- a CDS encoding adenylate/guanylate cyclase domain-containing protein: MTEKHDENQQSNLTSENRDVVDMLLSKNKDSVVDFETMILETQKRVWGSLKKGYEYSGMADESEKFLRKNVFLKLDMVVLYVDLVGSTTMTLEMPAEKIAIIVSSFSQEMASVIRQHQGYVLKFVGDAVIGYFVAEGNSLLAADNAVNCAKSMISVIQKGINPILNQYDYPDLMVKIGIDFGQNIVVRYGADAENSHVDLMGPAMNIAAKIQGMAKPNQILIGSDVYQKLHPTSQKQFLEIVWRNNEWRFRSRLTGEIYKVYELKG; this comes from the coding sequence ATGACTGAAAAACACGATGAAAATCAACAATCCAATTTGACTTCTGAAAATAGGGATGTGGTAGATATGCTTCTAAGCAAAAACAAAGATAGTGTAGTTGATTTTGAAACAATGATTTTAGAAACTCAAAAACGTGTTTGGGGATCTCTCAAAAAGGGATATGAGTATTCTGGAATGGCAGATGAATCTGAGAAATTTCTAAGAAAAAATGTATTTTTGAAATTAGATATGGTTGTTTTGTATGTGGATTTAGTTGGTTCAACAACTATGACATTAGAAATGCCTGCTGAAAAAATTGCCATCATCGTTAGTTCATTTTCTCAAGAGATGGCATCAGTAATCAGACAACATCAAGGTTATGTATTAAAATTTGTAGGGGATGCAGTGATTGGGTATTTCGTTGCAGAAGGTAATTCCTTATTGGCAGCAGACAATGCTGTAAACTGCGCAAAATCAATGATATCTGTAATTCAAAAAGGAATTAATCCAATTCTAAATCAATATGATTATCCTGATTTGATGGTAAAGATTGGAATAGATTTTGGTCAAAACATTGTTGTAAGGTATGGTGCAGATGCAGAAAACTCTCATGTTGATTTAATGGGACCTGCTATGAATATTGCAGCAAAGATTCAAGGAATGGCAAAACCAAATCAGATTTTAATTGGAAGTGATGTATATCAAAAATTGCACCCTACATCCCAAAAACAATTTCTTGAAATCGTTTGGAGAAATAATGAGTGGAGGTTTAGATCCAGATTGACTGGAGAAATTTACAAAGTATATGAACTAAAGGGCTAA